From the genome of Euzebya sp., one region includes:
- a CDS encoding cell wall-binding repeat-containing protein has translation MRARILSTASLLALIVATFGVTTVGAQTDGGAEDDGLEVRHVELAELNDSGVSGEATVVRDGDVVTILADVAGVAPALPHAQHLHGAPDDAGNPGLDAICPTGDADADGDGFVSTAEGAESYGGIQASLTTSGDTSADSGLAVERFPSPDGDAYEYVRSIAVPGDVADALDQLVVVVHGIDINGNGEYDAEAGQSSIDPSLPLEATIPAACGELAESDAMAHQAFLSGLNDSGAAGAATVVLEGTSAMVGIEGSGFAPGLPHAQHLHGVTDGSMENVCPPADADTDGDGFITTAEGQPFYDGINVSLTTEGDTSPDSALAVERFPVADEDGTYTYLRDLEVSEDVADALSEMVVVAHGIDINGNGEYDAEAGQSSIDPSLPLEATIPAVCGELTQADGGEMPGEGETDREIGRVAGDHRIGTAIAVSQRAFPDGAPVVYLSSQDVNPDALVGGVLTDGPILLVPATGDLPQMVADEIARVDPDQVLTLGGSATVSDEILVQAGNS, from the coding sequence GTGAGAGCACGAATCCTGTCCACCGCCAGCCTCCTGGCCCTGATCGTCGCCACGTTCGGCGTGACGACCGTCGGCGCCCAGACCGACGGAGGTGCCGAGGACGACGGCCTCGAGGTCCGCCACGTCGAGCTCGCCGAGCTGAACGACTCCGGCGTCTCGGGCGAGGCCACCGTCGTCCGCGACGGTGACGTCGTCACCATCCTCGCCGACGTGGCCGGCGTCGCCCCCGCCCTGCCCCACGCCCAGCACCTCCACGGCGCGCCGGATGACGCCGGGAACCCGGGCCTCGACGCCATCTGCCCGACCGGCGACGCCGACGCCGACGGCGACGGGTTCGTCTCCACCGCCGAGGGTGCGGAGTCCTACGGCGGCATCCAGGCATCGCTGACCACCAGCGGCGACACCTCCGCCGACAGCGGCCTCGCCGTGGAGCGGTTCCCGTCCCCCGACGGCGACGCTTATGAGTACGTCCGCAGCATCGCCGTGCCCGGCGACGTCGCCGACGCCCTCGACCAGCTGGTCGTGGTCGTGCACGGCATCGACATCAACGGCAACGGCGAGTACGACGCCGAGGCCGGCCAGTCCAGCATCGACCCCTCCCTGCCGCTCGAGGCCACCATCCCCGCCGCCTGCGGTGAGCTGGCCGAGTCCGACGCCATGGCCCACCAGGCCTTCCTCTCCGGTCTGAACGACTCCGGTGCCGCCGGGGCGGCCACGGTCGTCCTCGAGGGCACCTCCGCGATGGTCGGCATCGAGGGCTCCGGCTTCGCCCCGGGCCTGCCCCACGCCCAGCACCTGCACGGCGTGACCGACGGCAGCATGGAGAACGTCTGCCCGCCGGCCGACGCCGACACCGACGGTGACGGCTTCATCACGACCGCCGAGGGCCAGCCCTTCTACGACGGCATCAACGTCAGCCTGACGACCGAGGGCGACACCTCGCCCGACTCCGCCCTGGCCGTCGAGCGCTTCCCCGTCGCCGACGAGGACGGCACCTACACGTACCTCCGCGACCTCGAGGTGAGCGAGGACGTCGCCGACGCCCTGTCCGAGATGGTCGTCGTCGCCCACGGCATCGACATCAACGGCAACGGCGAGTACGACGCCGAGGCCGGCCAGTCCAGCATCGACCCGTCCCTCCCGCTCGAGGCCACCATCCCGGCCGTCTGCGGCGAGCTGACCCAGGCCGATGGTGGCGAGATGCCCGGTGAGGGCGAGACCGACCGCGAGATCGGCCGCGTCGCCGGCGATCACCGCATCGGCACCGCGATCGCGGTCAGCCAGCGGGCCTTCCCCGATGGTGCGCCGGTCGTGTACCTCTCGTCCCAGGACGTCAACCCCGACGCCCTCGTCGGCGGTGTCCTGACCGACGGCCCGATCCTGCTGGTCCCCGCGACCGGTGACCTGCCCCAGATGGTGGCCGACGAGATCGCCCGCGTGGATCCCGACCAGGTCCTGACCCTCGGCGGCTCCGCCACCGTGAGCGACGAGATCCTCGTCCAGGCCGGCAACAGCTGA
- a CDS encoding diacylglycerol kinase family protein, giving the protein MTAAPPSGPGRRFAVLVNPAAGSVGEEAVDVDEPLGAVLDVLAELGAVDVIPLEGDDVVERVAAEAPDDTVLVVVGGDGTIHRVVNADVDRRWPYLLLPGGTGNDFVGGLGIDDDLAAAAALAAGTPGPADLISGPGVCAMNAAHLGVGVQAAEAAADLKPRLGKLAYPAGAVAAAVEFEPLELTVVLDGVTLVERRRLAYVAVCNGRRVGGGTPICPVADPADGLLDVVLLLADTRRELAATTAALVRGEHLGRDDVLHATGREVDVVVHDVDEVVWNVDGELLDLPTSLTWRIQPGAWQLHRPT; this is encoded by the coding sequence TTGACCGCCGCCCCGCCCAGCGGCCCGGGCCGGCGCTTCGCGGTGCTGGTCAACCCCGCCGCCGGGAGCGTGGGTGAGGAGGCCGTGGACGTCGACGAGCCCCTCGGCGCCGTCCTCGACGTCCTCGCCGAGCTCGGCGCGGTGGACGTCATCCCGCTCGAGGGCGACGACGTGGTCGAGCGGGTGGCGGCCGAGGCGCCCGACGACACGGTGCTGGTCGTCGTCGGCGGGGACGGGACCATCCACCGGGTCGTGAACGCCGACGTCGACCGGCGCTGGCCGTACCTGCTGCTGCCCGGCGGCACGGGGAACGACTTCGTCGGCGGGCTGGGGATCGACGACGACCTCGCGGCCGCGGCGGCCCTGGCCGCCGGGACCCCCGGTCCGGCGGACCTGATCAGCGGGCCCGGCGTCTGCGCGATGAACGCCGCGCACCTGGGGGTGGGCGTGCAGGCCGCCGAGGCGGCGGCGGACCTGAAGCCCCGGCTCGGTAAGCTGGCCTACCCGGCCGGGGCGGTGGCGGCCGCCGTCGAGTTCGAGCCGCTCGAGCTGACCGTGGTGCTCGACGGCGTCACGCTCGTCGAGCGTCGCCGGCTGGCCTACGTCGCGGTCTGCAACGGCCGCCGGGTGGGCGGCGGGACCCCGATCTGCCCCGTGGCCGACCCCGCCGACGGGCTGCTCGACGTCGTCCTGCTGCTGGCCGACACCCGCCGCGAGCTGGCGGCCACCACCGCGGCGCTGGTCCGCGGCGAGCACCTCGGACGCGACGACGTCCTGCACGCCACCGGCCGGGAGGTCGACGTGGTGGTGCACGACGTCGACGAGGTGGTCTGGAACGTCGACGGCGAGCTGCTCGACCTGCCCACCTCCCTCACCTGGCGCATCCAGCCGGGCGCCTGGCAGCTCCACCGACCGACCTGA
- the cobA gene encoding uroporphyrinogen-III C-methyltransferase → MPEDDRDRDDIVAPDMDLAALGGAPAQPGTVHLVGSGPGDVGLLTTRAAVLVATADVVAYDRLAPAAALSLCRPDADQLYVGKMPDRHALSQDEINALLVDRARAGDAVVRLKGGDPFVFGRGSEEAQACVAAGVPFDIVPGVTSAIAAPAYAGVPVTHRGLAPAFAVVTGHEDPTKDDTQVDYDALAAFPGTLVFLMGVGRIDRITAALIAAGRPADTPVAMVRWGTTPHQERLVGTLADIAEQVAETGFSSPAVTVVGQVAALADELAWFDTRPLHGRSVLVPRTRQQASELSRRLRALGADPVEAPTIAIEPTDDPEELRRSVEWLRAGRYSWVVFTSPNGVRAVVDAIAAEGGDARWFAQTQIACIGAGTARALADAGLRPDLVPDTYTTRGLGLALAEVADDPDLPVLLPRADIASEKLDQVLDSAGVAHAGVVAYKTVPAAGLDREVARRLLDGGFDAVALGSSSTARNLVDLLGSRPHPDIAIVSIGPVTTATCEELGLAVAAEADPHDVDGLVDAVARTLTA, encoded by the coding sequence GTGCCTGAGGACGACAGAGACCGCGACGACATCGTCGCCCCGGACATGGACCTGGCGGCCCTGGGCGGGGCGCCGGCCCAGCCCGGCACCGTCCACCTGGTCGGCAGCGGGCCCGGCGACGTGGGGCTGCTGACCACGCGCGCCGCGGTGCTGGTGGCGACGGCGGACGTGGTCGCCTACGACCGGCTCGCCCCCGCCGCCGCGCTGTCGCTGTGCCGGCCCGACGCCGACCAGCTGTACGTCGGGAAGATGCCGGACCGCCACGCCCTCAGCCAGGACGAGATCAACGCGCTGCTGGTCGACCGCGCCCGGGCCGGCGACGCGGTGGTCCGGCTGAAGGGCGGCGACCCGTTCGTCTTCGGCCGGGGGTCGGAGGAGGCGCAGGCCTGCGTCGCCGCCGGGGTCCCCTTCGACATCGTCCCGGGCGTGACATCGGCCATCGCCGCCCCCGCCTACGCGGGCGTGCCCGTGACCCACCGCGGCCTCGCCCCCGCCTTCGCGGTCGTCACCGGCCACGAGGATCCCACCAAGGACGACACCCAGGTCGACTACGACGCGCTGGCGGCGTTCCCCGGCACCCTCGTCTTCCTGATGGGGGTCGGCCGGATCGACCGGATCACCGCGGCGCTCATCGCCGCCGGACGGCCCGCCGACACGCCCGTCGCCATGGTGCGCTGGGGGACCACCCCCCACCAGGAGCGGCTGGTCGGCACCCTCGCGGACATCGCCGAGCAGGTGGCCGAGACCGGGTTCTCCTCACCGGCCGTGACCGTCGTCGGGCAGGTGGCGGCCCTCGCGGACGAGCTCGCCTGGTTCGACACCCGTCCCCTCCACGGCCGCTCGGTGCTCGTGCCCCGCACCCGCCAGCAGGCCAGCGAGCTGTCCCGCCGCCTCCGGGCGCTGGGCGCGGACCCGGTGGAGGCCCCGACCATCGCGATCGAGCCGACCGACGACCCCGAGGAGCTCCGCCGGAGCGTCGAGTGGCTGCGGGCCGGTCGCTACTCGTGGGTTGTGTTCACCTCCCCCAACGGGGTCCGCGCGGTCGTCGACGCCATCGCCGCGGAGGGCGGCGACGCCCGCTGGTTCGCCCAGACCCAGATCGCGTGCATCGGCGCGGGCACCGCCCGAGCGCTCGCCGACGCCGGCCTGCGACCCGACCTGGTGCCGGACACCTACACGACCCGCGGTCTCGGGCTCGCCCTCGCCGAGGTGGCCGACGACCCCGACCTGCCGGTCCTGCTGCCCCGCGCGGACATCGCGAGCGAGAAGCTGGACCAGGTGCTCGACTCGGCCGGCGTCGCCCACGCCGGGGTGGTCGCCTACAAGACCGTCCCGGCTGCCGGGCTCGACCGGGAGGTCGCGCGGCGGCTGCTCGACGGCGGGTTCGACGCCGTGGCCCTGGGGTCGTCATCCACCGCCCGCAACCTCGTCGACCTGCTCGGCTCGCGCCCCCACCCCGACATCGCGATCGTCTCCATCGGGCCGGTGACGACCGCGACGTGTGAGGAGCTCGGTCTCGCCGTCGCGGCGGAGGCCGACCCCCACGACGTCGACGGCCTGGTCGACGCGGTCGCACGGACCCTGACGGCCTGA
- a CDS encoding aldo/keto reductase: MRHRQLAPGIEVSEVGFGNWTVTTGWWGEYTREEAVRLHREAFDAGITFFDTADAYAEGYGEEVLGEAVAPFRDQVVIATKFGYDITSEHRRVGQQERAHRTDVAYIRQRLDDSLKRLDVEAIDFYQLHNPRMAHIDDDDLWAFLEDAKAEGKIRAYGTALGPKIGWLEEGVHAMRTRQMAGMQMIFNILEQSPGRELLEVAEETDNRMIVRVPHSSGMLEGNLTADYVFPKHDHRRHRPRSWLVEGVQKVATLDFLTEAGGGTGMTLGQAALKWVLSHERCVTTLPNIYGSEQIAEFAAAPDKRDLTDDELARIAALYADNFGVTPTGLPDDDKVNGGVG; the protein is encoded by the coding sequence ATGCGCCATCGCCAGCTCGCACCGGGGATCGAAGTCAGCGAAGTCGGGTTCGGGAACTGGACCGTGACCACCGGGTGGTGGGGGGAGTACACCCGGGAGGAGGCGGTGCGGTTGCACCGCGAGGCCTTCGATGCCGGCATCACGTTCTTCGACACCGCGGACGCCTACGCCGAGGGGTACGGCGAGGAGGTGCTCGGCGAGGCGGTCGCCCCGTTCCGCGACCAGGTCGTGATCGCGACCAAGTTCGGCTACGACATCACCTCCGAGCACCGTCGCGTCGGCCAGCAGGAGCGCGCCCACCGCACCGACGTGGCCTACATCCGCCAGCGGCTGGACGACTCGCTCAAGCGGCTCGACGTCGAGGCGATCGACTTCTACCAGCTGCACAACCCGCGGATGGCCCACATTGACGACGACGACCTCTGGGCGTTCCTCGAGGACGCGAAGGCGGAGGGGAAGATCCGCGCGTACGGCACCGCGCTCGGGCCGAAGATCGGGTGGCTGGAGGAGGGCGTCCACGCCATGCGGACCCGTCAGATGGCCGGGATGCAGATGATCTTCAACATCCTCGAGCAGTCGCCCGGCAGGGAGCTGCTCGAGGTGGCCGAGGAGACCGACAACCGCATGATCGTCCGGGTCCCCCACTCCTCGGGGATGCTCGAGGGGAACCTGACGGCGGACTACGTCTTCCCCAAGCACGACCACCGCCGCCACCGCCCCCGCTCGTGGCTGGTCGAGGGCGTGCAGAAGGTCGCCACCCTCGACTTCCTGACCGAGGCCGGTGGGGGGACGGGCATGACGCTCGGCCAGGCGGCGCTCAAGTGGGTGCTGTCCCACGAGCGGTGCGTGACGACCCTCCCCAACATCTACGGAAGCGAGCAGATCGCCGAGTTCGCCGCGGCGCCGGACAAGCGGGACCTGACCGACGACGAGCTGGCGCGAATCGCGGCGCTCTACGCGGACAACTTCGGCGTCACCCCCACCGGCCTCCCCGACGATGACAAGGTCAACGGCGGCGTTGGCTGA
- a CDS encoding AIM24 family protein: MSGEWRPDPEGRYEYRWWDGEGWTDQVAHQGQVGVVPMGQGDAGAGAPAATAPSDPSPAVQPVAQPQAHGGGTGFEGITGDLVDGRFSEKEATPIANQNSKMLRVRLGEPFMARQGAMVAYQGNVDFAYEGGGASRFIKKALTGEGVPLMRVAGQGDVFLADTAADVHLLQLSNAGLSISGKNVLGFSAGLDWNIERVKGGSIATGGLFNTTLRGTGWVAITTDGPPVVLNTAEAPTFADTQAVVAWSANLQTSIASSFKASALIGRGSGELVQVAFQGQGFVIVQPSEGIQIPTQSA, encoded by the coding sequence ATGAGCGGAGAGTGGCGTCCAGATCCCGAGGGCCGGTACGAGTACCGCTGGTGGGACGGGGAGGGCTGGACCGACCAGGTGGCCCACCAGGGCCAGGTCGGCGTCGTGCCGATGGGGCAGGGTGATGCGGGCGCGGGTGCCCCCGCCGCGACGGCGCCGTCGGATCCCTCACCCGCGGTCCAGCCGGTCGCCCAGCCGCAGGCCCACGGCGGCGGCACCGGCTTCGAGGGCATCACCGGCGACCTGGTCGACGGGCGGTTCTCCGAGAAGGAGGCCACCCCGATCGCGAACCAGAACTCGAAGATGCTCCGCGTGCGCCTGGGCGAGCCGTTCATGGCCCGCCAGGGCGCGATGGTCGCCTACCAGGGCAACGTCGACTTCGCCTACGAGGGCGGCGGGGCGTCGCGGTTCATCAAGAAGGCGCTCACCGGTGAGGGCGTGCCCCTCATGCGGGTCGCCGGGCAGGGTGACGTGTTCCTCGCCGACACCGCCGCTGACGTGCACCTGCTGCAGCTGTCCAACGCCGGGCTGTCGATCAGCGGCAAGAACGTGCTGGGCTTCTCCGCGGGCCTCGACTGGAACATCGAGCGGGTCAAGGGCGGCTCGATCGCCACCGGCGGGCTGTTCAACACCACGCTGCGGGGCACCGGCTGGGTGGCGATCACGACCGACGGGCCGCCGGTGGTGCTCAACACCGCGGAGGCCCCGACCTTCGCCGACACCCAGGCCGTCGTCGCCTGGTCGGCCAACCTGCAGACGTCGATCGCGTCGAGCTTCAAGGCCAGCGCCCTGATCGGCCGCGGCTCCGGCGAGCTCGTCCAGGTCGCCTTCCAGGGCCAGGGCTTCGTCATCGTGCAGCCCTCCGAGGGGATCCAGATCCCGACCCAGTCCGCTTGA
- the hemC gene encoding hydroxymethylbilane synthase, protein MIRIATRRSALARAQAHQTGVRISERTQKPFELVPMSSTGDDHPERRIDAFDVKGLFVDTIRQSVIDGECHVAVHSFKDLPSEPHPDLVVAAIPGREDPRDLLVTREGRTFASLDANAIVGTSSERRRLQLLRVKPGLQVLPLRGNLDTRLRKVAEGEYDAVVVALAGLKRLYTPPERGGVGALELPLKAVPLEPGEMVPAPAQGAIAIECRRDDARTLSLLEAVDHRPTRKAVEAERSFLATLGAGCTTPVGALCTLTGLGGLELLGMLGDPTARRVLRSSIAGGFDQGIEIGRTLAEEMREALGA, encoded by the coding sequence GTGATCCGCATCGCGACCCGCCGGTCCGCGCTCGCGCGCGCACAGGCCCACCAGACCGGCGTGCGGATCAGCGAGCGCACGCAGAAGCCCTTCGAGCTGGTCCCCATGTCCTCGACCGGCGACGACCACCCGGAGCGGCGGATCGACGCCTTCGACGTGAAGGGCCTGTTCGTCGACACCATCCGGCAGTCCGTGATCGACGGCGAGTGCCACGTCGCCGTCCACTCCTTCAAGGACCTGCCGTCCGAGCCGCACCCGGACCTCGTCGTCGCGGCGATCCCCGGCCGCGAGGATCCGCGCGACCTGCTGGTCACCCGTGAGGGGCGCACGTTCGCCTCGCTCGACGCGAACGCCATCGTCGGGACCTCGTCCGAGCGTCGTCGGCTGCAGCTCCTGCGGGTCAAGCCGGGCCTGCAGGTCCTGCCGCTGCGCGGGAACCTCGACACCCGGCTGCGGAAGGTCGCCGAGGGCGAGTACGACGCGGTCGTCGTCGCACTCGCGGGCCTGAAGCGCCTGTACACGCCACCGGAGCGGGGAGGGGTGGGGGCGCTCGAGCTGCCGCTGAAGGCCGTCCCGCTCGAGCCGGGCGAGATGGTGCCGGCCCCCGCCCAGGGCGCGATCGCCATCGAGTGCCGCCGCGACGACGCCCGGACGCTCAGCCTGCTCGAGGCCGTGGACCACCGCCCCACCCGGAAGGCCGTCGAGGCCGAGCGGTCGTTCCTGGCCACGCTCGGCGCCGGGTGCACCACCCCCGTCGGCGCGCTGTGCACCCTCACCGGGCTGGGCGGCCTCGAGCTCCTCGGCATGCTGGGCGACCCGACCGCGCGGCGCGTCCTGCGCAGCTCGATCGCCGGGGGGTTCGACCAGGGGATCGAGATCGGACGGACGCTGGCCGAGGAGATGAGGGAGGCGCTCGGTGCCTGA
- a CDS encoding nuclear transport factor 2 family protein → MVSEERQAVEAHVAALNHGDLQDVLDTFTADAVFRSDGGTAQGRVELAGMFDSVVGDARPTTILRRATQDGTRVDCRMTRRFTITDEHGRVAAAHDVEVRAVFTISEGAIARVDVDPLV, encoded by the coding sequence ATGGTGAGCGAGGAACGGCAGGCGGTCGAGGCGCACGTCGCGGCGCTGAACCACGGCGACCTGCAGGACGTCCTCGACACCTTCACGGCCGACGCGGTGTTCCGCTCCGACGGCGGGACCGCGCAGGGCCGCGTCGAGCTGGCCGGCATGTTCGACAGCGTCGTCGGCGACGCCCGGCCCACGACGATCCTGCGGCGGGCGACCCAGGACGGCACGCGCGTGGACTGCCGGATGACCCGTCGGTTCACCATCACCGACGAGCACGGTCGGGTCGCCGCCGCCCACGACGTGGAGGTGCGGGCGGTCTTCACGATCTCCGAGGGCGCAATCGCCCGGGTCGACGTCGACCCGCTCGTCTAG